The genomic interval ATTTTGCAATCGTAATTGGCTGCGCCTATGCGTAAGAAAATACGTTCATCCGAGTCCTGTTTGATGTAATCAATGTCCCGGGTGTACCACGCGCTCCCTTCAAAATAAAACCATTTTTCTTTCATCATTTGCCAGCATCCCGGCACCGGAACGGTATCGCCGGAAAAAGGATCGTAATCGTAAGGATCGCGACGTGTTTCGGCATCGCTTTTCTCTAAAAGATGCCATTTTTGCCTTAATCCTGTGTCGTGAAGATCCAGCGTAAAACGCCATTCGCCACTCAGGCTTTCACGCTCTCGGCCCCCCGTGAATAACAGATTAGTATGATTGAGATTCTGCCTATTATACGGTTGGTCATATTGTTCGTTATGTAAGCATTCAACGGCGTTTTCAGCCAGGTCCGATTTTTCCAGCATGGGATATCCTTCATAAAAGAGGTGTTTCTGAAGAATAACGGTTCGAATTCAGACGCTGGAGATGTTCCTTATAAACAGAGGGGCAGTAAAGTGGAAAAAGCATGTAAATGTGACGGATGTCGAATATGGAAACACTTCTGATGTGATGCAAATCTCATAATTGATTTTATCATGGTGATTTTGATCACATCAGTAACCCTGAGGCGCGATATTACTCACATAAAATTATGGCAGGACTTCAGGGATCTCACTTCTGTTTCCTATGAGTCATGCATTCAGGCCGGGTAACGTACACTGGTTGAAAGTGATTACTACTGGGTCTGTTTGGATACGATTAATAAATCGTGACGGAGGAAATACGATGGGTCAGTTGCAGGATGGTGTCAGTAATGAAGCAGTAAATGTTGGTTCTACAACCAGTCGGTATCGATGGACAATTTGCGCGTTGCTCTTTTTTTCTGTCACCATAAATAATCTCGACAGATCTATATTAGGATTGCTCGCCCCAATATTACAAAAAGATATTGGCTGGAATGAAATTGAATACGGTAATATTGTGACGGCATTTCAGGCTGCCTACGCTTTAGGTTTATTTCTGTGCGGACGTTTCGTCGACGTTTATGGTGCACGCCTGGTTTTACCTATCGCACTGGCCATCTGGAGTTTAGCTGCGATGGCTCACGGAATGGTCGGTACCGTTATAGGATTTATCTACGCGCGAATTTTCCTTGGGCTGGGGGAGAGTGCTAACTTCCCTTCAGCTGTGAAGGTTGCCGCAGAGTGGTTTCCGAAACGAGAGCGTGCTTTCGCAACGGGTATTTTTAATTCGGGTTCCAATGTCGGTAATATTTTTGCTCCTGTTATTATTCCATGGATAGCATTACAATGGGGTTGGCGTGAAGCGTTCATCGTAACCGGTGCCGTAGGGTTTATCTGGATTATTTTCTGGTTAGTATTATACGGAAAGCCGGAGAGAATTAAGAAAGTAAATAAAGAAGAATTAGCCTGGATTAATCAGGATGATGACGCAGGTATAACAGAACTAACACCTCAAAAAATCAGCTGGTTGGGTTTGCTGAAATATAAGCAGACCTGGGCATTTGCCATTTGTAAATTTCTCACTGACCCTATTTTCTGGTTCTTCCTTTTTTGGTTACCGAAGTGGCTACACGACGCGCGCGGTATTGATATGGCGCATATGGCGATGCCCCTGGTTTTAATCAATATTCTGGCAACGATGGGTGGTCTTGCAGGTGGCTATCTTCCGGCATGGATGGTAAACCGCGGTATGGCCATAAATAAAGCGCGTAAAGTGACATTATTGTTATGTGCTACCTGCGTGCTTCCTATTTTACTGGTCTCGAACGTTTCTAATCTTTGGTGCGCTGTACTGCTGATTGGGCTTGCTGTCGCAGCGCATCAGGGCTGGTCAGTCAATCTTTATACCAGCGTATCCGATATGTTCCCTAAACAGGCTGTGGGCGCTGTTGTCGGTATTGGTTGCCTGATTGGTTCTCTCGGTTCAATTATTTTTGCGCAGGCCACAGGCCATATTTTACAGGCAACAGGAAGCTATTGGTCTATGTTCCTGATGGGCGGTTTTGCCTATCTGCTGGGTTTCCTGATTATGCATTTATTAATTCCCGCAATGTCAGCGGCTAAATTTAAATAATATTAACTTTACAGGAACTGATCATGTCATTTACCGATAGTCTATTAAAGGAACGTATTCTCGCAGCCAAAGAGAAAAGCCTTCTTTGGCTAAAGAAAATGCAACTCCCCAACGCAACGCCGGGCGTATTACGCGTTAGCGAACTTCACCAGCCCGAACAATGGCCGCAGATGCTTCTACCGGGAACCTATGATGGTACGATGGCTCGCGTTTTATTGGGGGATGAGATCGACGGGAAAAAGGCACTTGCGGACTGGATATTGAGTCATCAGCTGGAGGACGGTTTTTTCCAGTTGCCGGGGTTGTGCTGGAACGAAACATGGAAAGGCCCAGATGCTGAAAAAACGCGGCAGTACATGCGTTTTCATACAACAAATTACTGTATGGGGACGCTGGAAGTGTTGGATCAACTGGATAGAATCGAACTGCCATTTTTGAAACCCTACCTTGACGCTCAGTATTTTTGGGCATGGTTAGGTCAACGTGATATGCGCGATCCCTGGCTGGAAGGTAACAACATCGTCAATATCGGAAGTTTTCTGTTACTCGAACAGCAAAGAGAACCGAACGGCCCTGCGGCTCAACGTTTGCAGGATATGATCTTCTGGCATAATCAGCAAAGCGAACCATATTCAGGTTTTTGGGGGCCGGGTCAACAGTACAGCCAGGAAGCTTTATTGTTTGCGCTCTGCGGTGCGACGCATAATTTACATGTATTTTATGCACTCGATGAAAATATTCCCTATTTTAACCAGTCAATAAGCCGCTGCCTGGAACAACCATTAGCCATTCGCAGCAGCTGTATTGATGTCGATATTATCGATATTCTGGCGCACGGCCACGCACGCTGCCCATATCGCAGTGATGAAATTGAGCAATGGCTCCGCAGTATGCTCTTGAAATTGTTGGACTTTCAGAATGCAGATGGTGGATTCCCGGACACTCTACTTGGCGAGCGAGGGTATGATGGATGGGTGAAGGGATATAAAGAGCCTCAGGGACATAGTAATACGTTTGCCACCTGGTTCCGATGGATAGCTATCGCGATGATCGCCTACGTTTTATGGCCTCAATGGCAGGACTGGCGTTTCCGTAAGACGATCGGTATTGGATATTTTAAAAACGTGTCGAGGTGATTTTTAATTTCTTTGCCCATCGGTACAGCAATTGGCGAAAGCAGTTTATTGCATTGAGCATGCTTTTGCCGATTCAACGATGGGCTGTGGCGATTCATTGCTATCCAGAGCATGCATTAATATCCAAGAAAGCAAACTGTACTTTTTTTTCTTAAGGTAATAGAAAAAGGGGCAGTAAAAGCTGCCCATACACAGACATGATAATCTACAAAAAATATCTCAAACTTCTACAGGCCATAACTAACAATTGAAGATCCGTGTACCATATTCCCACACCATACATTATGAAAAGTTGTTACACCGTAGCGGTTGCACCAAGGATCTCATAGCCCGGTAATGGGAAATGATTAATGAACTTTTCCAGTGCAGCTGTATCAGGAAGGGCGGTAAGTGCACCTTTTTTGGTAGTTGCGAGTGCTCCGGTTGCACTGGCCTGAGTGATTGCTAATTGAAGTTCTGGAAAATTCATTGGCAAACCTTTATGGGCGATGCTGGCAAGTAACCCAGCCATAAAAGCATCTCCAGCGCAAGTTGTGTCAATACTTTTAACATTAAATCCTCTGAAATGTATCACCATATCTTGCCATAATACTAATGAACCTCTCGCACCAAAGGTGACCACTTTTAACCTCGCAGGATGGGTTTTGAGTGCTTCTAACGCCTCTGTATAATCATGTGTACCAATTAACCAATACCACTCTTCTTCAGAGAGTTTAAGGATATCGGCTTTTTCAGCGAATTGACTCACCGTGGTAAACATCTCTTCCTTATCACGCCACATTTGCTCACGTAAATTAACATCAAAGCTGACGAGTCCACCGTGGTCAATGACTTCCTGGACAGCTTTAGTCAATGTAGTGCGGCAGTCTGTAGCAACCAGCGCAAGTGAACAAAAATGCAGGATATCATCACCAAACGCTGGTAAGGCATCTTGAGTTAAAAATTGGTCGGCTGAAGGGTTCGTAAGAAAAGTAAAACCACGTTCTCCCTGATCTTTAAGAGAAACGAGTACTGTACTTGTTCGATGATGTTTATCCATTTGGATACATTGTGTAGAAACTCGTGAATCTTCGAGGGTTTTTCTTAAAAAATGTCCAAAATCGTCATCTCCTACACGACCTATAAAGCCAGTCCGACATTTCAATCGTGCTGTACCTATCGCAACATTAAATGGCGCACCTCCTGCACAAGCACGAAATTGCATATCTGCGAGAGGTAGAAGATCCACAACAGCATCGCCAAGAGTCCAGATATTCATGACATTTCCTTAATAATAATTAACTTGTTTTTTTAAACGTGACCTGCGGTAAGGTCACTATTTTTACTAGCGCTTCAGTGTATTCAGGTGCCATGGATTATCCAGGCGTGCGGTTTAAAAGTTATAATCCAGCATCAGCTTATATTCAGTGGTAATAGCCTCACCATTAGTGACCCAACTTCCGTTCTGTTTGAGCAACGAACCAGTAACTTCTCCGGACACGGTAAAACGAGAGGTCAAAGGATAATTTGCCGTTACCTTTAGGAAGCGATTGCGGGTATTCTGGAAGACTTCACGATCCTCAGGCTGCGCATTGTCTTTTTTATAATGACCATAACCGCCGCTGAGCGTTGTGGATAACTTCCCCCAATTACGCCAGACGCCGACTGACGTGGTCCAGCTTTTTTCGTCGATATCGCCCCACTGCGCCCTGTCTAAAATGGCAGACGCGAATTGCTGGCGGAACCAGACGCCGGTGGTGTTATTAATAATGTATTGCACGCCAGGCTCAATCTGAAATGAACGCACGTCACGGTCATTTTGCGACCCACCGCTGCGGCGGTGATCGATCTGCTGATACAGGTAGTTAAAGAATGAGAAATTGTCCGTAACAAGAAGGTCGGTAAAAAACTTAATGCGCCCTTGCCAGCGGTCCTCGATTGACGCGCTTCCGCCCATAACATCACAGCCATAGCGCAGACGTTTGTAAAAATATT from Enterobacter sp. JBIWA008 carries:
- a CDS encoding MFS transporter, which translates into the protein MGQLQDGVSNEAVNVGSTTSRYRWTICALLFFSVTINNLDRSILGLLAPILQKDIGWNEIEYGNIVTAFQAAYALGLFLCGRFVDVYGARLVLPIALAIWSLAAMAHGMVGTVIGFIYARIFLGLGESANFPSAVKVAAEWFPKRERAFATGIFNSGSNVGNIFAPVIIPWIALQWGWREAFIVTGAVGFIWIIFWLVLYGKPERIKKVNKEELAWINQDDDAGITELTPQKISWLGLLKYKQTWAFAICKFLTDPIFWFFLFWLPKWLHDARGIDMAHMAMPLVLINILATMGGLAGGYLPAWMVNRGMAINKARKVTLLLCATCVLPILLVSNVSNLWCAVLLIGLAVAAHQGWSVNLYTSVSDMFPKQAVGAVVGIGCLIGSLGSIIFAQATGHILQATGSYWSMFLMGGFAYLLGFLIMHLLIPAMSAAKFK
- a CDS encoding aminoimidazole riboside kinase, translating into MNIWTLGDAVVDLLPLADMQFRACAGGAPFNVAIGTARLKCRTGFIGRVGDDDFGHFLRKTLEDSRVSTQCIQMDKHHRTSTVLVSLKDQGERGFTFLTNPSADQFLTQDALPAFGDDILHFCSLALVATDCRTTLTKAVQEVIDHGGLVSFDVNLREQMWRDKEEMFTTVSQFAEKADILKLSEEEWYWLIGTHDYTEALEALKTHPARLKVVTFGARGSLVLWQDMVIHFRGFNVKSIDTTCAGDAFMAGLLASIAHKGLPMNFPELQLAITQASATGALATTKKGALTALPDTAALEKFINHFPLPGYEILGATATV
- a CDS encoding OmpG porin family protein, with the protein product MKNYHALSVIFTLLFPALANASMSIMKDPSGKVVAVDPWSYLDEDVMWTSARSSNPAGGRVHGQLKMKYAIEDNNWRNSHFHNGNDSLTFVQGVMRHDTLPGWYLAFSEGRTTNYNGTWEDQSYLSQNQWTQLIIGHEYFYKRLRYGCDVMGGSASIEDRWQGRIKFFTDLLVTDNFSFFNYLYQQIDHRRSGGSQNDRDVRSFQIEPGVQYIINNTTGVWFRQQFASAILDRAQWGDIDEKSWTTSVGVWRNWGKLSTTLSGGYGHYKKDNAQPEDREVFQNTRNRFLKVTANYPLTSRFTVSGEVTGSLLKQNGSWVTNGEAITTEYKLMLDYNF